The proteins below come from a single Plantactinospora sp. KBS50 genomic window:
- a CDS encoding bifunctional methylenetetrahydrofolate dehydrogenase/methenyltetrahydrofolate cyclohydrolase: MTATVLDGKATAAEIKDELRIRVKALAERGITPGLGTVLVGDDPGSQAYVNGKHRDCAEVGIASIRRELPADATQQQVEAVVAELNADPACHGYIVQLPLPPQIDTQRILELIDPDKDADGLHPVNLGRLVLGYPGPLPCTPRGIVDLLRRHDVPLRGAEVAVVGRGNTVGRPMGLLLTRRSENATVTLCHTGTLDLAGHTRAADIVIVAAGVPGLLTTDMVRPGAVVVDVGITRVIGADGKGRYTGDVEPEVADVAGAIVPMPGGVGPMTRAMLLTNVVERAERG; the protein is encoded by the coding sequence GTGACGGCGACCGTTCTGGATGGCAAGGCGACCGCGGCCGAGATCAAGGATGAACTGCGCATTCGGGTCAAGGCGTTGGCCGAGCGCGGGATCACCCCGGGCCTCGGCACCGTGCTGGTGGGTGACGACCCGGGCTCACAGGCGTACGTCAACGGCAAGCACCGGGACTGCGCCGAGGTGGGCATCGCGTCCATCCGCCGCGAGCTGCCCGCCGACGCCACGCAACAGCAGGTCGAGGCCGTGGTGGCGGAGCTGAACGCCGACCCGGCCTGCCACGGCTACATCGTGCAACTGCCGCTGCCGCCGCAGATCGACACCCAGCGGATCCTGGAACTCATCGACCCCGACAAGGACGCCGACGGCCTGCACCCGGTCAACCTCGGCCGGTTGGTGCTCGGCTACCCCGGACCGCTGCCGTGCACCCCGCGGGGCATCGTTGACCTGCTGCGCCGGCACGACGTGCCGCTGCGCGGCGCCGAGGTGGCGGTCGTCGGCCGGGGCAACACGGTGGGCCGGCCGATGGGCCTGCTGCTGACCCGGCGCAGCGAGAACGCCACCGTCACCCTCTGCCACACCGGCACCCTGGACCTCGCCGGGCACACCCGGGCCGCGGACATCGTGATCGTGGCCGCCGGGGTGCCGGGGCTGCTCACCACCGACATGGTGCGCCCCGGCGCCGTCGTGGTGGACGTGGGCATCACCCGGGTGATCGGCGCCGACGGCAAGGGCCGGTACACCGGCGACGTCGAGCCGGAGGTGGCCGACGTGGCCGGCGCGATCGTGCCGATGCCCGGCGGCGTCGGCCCGATGACCCGGGCCATGCTGCTGACCAACGTGGTGGAGCGCGCCGAACGCGGCTGA
- the mdh gene encoding malate dehydrogenase — translation MGKKVTVVGAGFYGSTTAQRLAEYNVFDTVVITDIIDGKPEGLALDINQSRPIEGFETKVVGQTTGKNGEGYEAIEGSDVVVITAGLPRKPGMSRMDLLETNAKIVRQVAEQVAKYAPNAVVIVVSNPLDEMTAVAQLATQFPRNRVMGQAGMLDTARFTNFVAEALEVPVGSVRTLTLGSHGDTMVPVPSLSTVNGKPLREVMPAEQIEDLVVRTRNGGAEVVALLKTGSAYYAPSAAAARMARAVAEDSGTVLPVCAWVDGEYGISGVYLGVEAEVGAEGIRRVVETDLDADELASLKAAAEAVRAKQADVANM, via the coding sequence ATGGGCAAAAAGGTCACCGTCGTCGGCGCCGGCTTCTACGGGTCGACGACGGCGCAGCGCCTCGCCGAATACAACGTCTTCGACACCGTGGTGATCACCGACATCATCGACGGCAAGCCCGAGGGTCTGGCGCTGGACATCAACCAGTCGCGGCCGATCGAGGGCTTCGAGACCAAGGTCGTGGGCCAGACCACCGGGAAGAACGGCGAGGGGTACGAGGCCATCGAGGGCTCGGACGTCGTCGTGATCACCGCGGGGCTGCCGCGGAAGCCCGGCATGAGCCGGATGGACCTGCTGGAGACCAACGCCAAGATCGTCCGGCAGGTCGCCGAGCAGGTCGCCAAGTACGCCCCGAACGCCGTGGTGATCGTGGTCTCCAACCCGCTGGACGAGATGACCGCCGTCGCCCAGTTGGCCACCCAGTTCCCGCGCAACCGCGTGATGGGCCAGGCCGGCATGCTGGACACCGCCCGGTTCACCAACTTCGTGGCCGAGGCGCTGGAGGTGCCGGTGGGCTCGGTGCGGACCCTGACGCTGGGCTCGCACGGCGACACGATGGTGCCGGTCCCGTCGCTGAGCACCGTGAACGGCAAGCCGCTGCGGGAGGTCATGCCCGCCGAGCAGATCGAGGACCTGGTGGTCCGTACCCGCAACGGCGGCGCCGAGGTGGTGGCGCTGCTCAAGACCGGTTCGGCCTACTACGCCCCGTCGGCGGCGGCGGCCCGGATGGCCCGCGCGGTCGCCGAGGACTCCGGCACGGTGCTGCCGGTCTGCGCCTGGGTGGACGGCGAGTACGGCATCTCCGGCGTCTACCTGGGGGTCGAGGCCGAGGTCGGTGCCGAGGGCATCCGCCGGGTGGTGGAGACCGACCTGGACGCCGACGAGCTGGCCAGCCTGAAGGCCGCCGCCGAGGCGGTCCGGGCCAAGCAGGCCGACGTCGCGAACATGTAG
- a CDS encoding NADP-dependent isocitrate dehydrogenase, with the protein MAKIKVTNPVVELDGDEMTRIIWKQIREQLILPYLDVDLHYYDLSIQHRDATDDQVTVDAANAIKQHGVGVKCATITPDEARVEEFGLKKMWRSPNGTIRNILGGVVFREPIIMSNVPRLVPGWTKPIIIGRHAHGDQYRASDFVVPGPGTVTITYTPADGGEPIEMEVAKFPGGGVAMGMYNYDDSIRDFARASLRYGLDRGYPVYLSTKNTILKAYDGRFKDIFAEVYENEFKAEFDAAGISYEHRLIDDMVAAALKWEGGFVWACKNYDGDVQSDTVAQGFGSLGLMTSVLMTPDGRTVEAEAAHGTVTRHYRQWQKGEKTSTNPIASIYAWTRGLAHRGKLDGTPAVSEFADTLEQVIVDTVEGGQMTKDLALLISRDAPWLTSDEFMAALDGNLAERLNG; encoded by the coding sequence ATGGCGAAGATCAAGGTAACCAACCCGGTCGTAGAGCTCGACGGCGACGAGATGACCCGGATCATCTGGAAGCAGATCCGGGAGCAGTTGATCCTGCCCTACCTCGACGTCGACCTGCACTACTACGACCTGTCGATCCAGCACCGCGACGCCACCGACGACCAGGTGACCGTCGACGCGGCGAACGCCATCAAGCAGCACGGCGTGGGCGTGAAGTGCGCGACGATCACCCCGGACGAGGCCCGGGTCGAGGAGTTCGGCCTCAAGAAGATGTGGCGTTCGCCCAACGGCACGATCCGGAACATCCTCGGCGGCGTCGTCTTCCGCGAGCCGATCATCATGTCGAACGTGCCCCGCCTGGTACCCGGCTGGACCAAGCCGATCATCATCGGCCGGCACGCGCACGGCGACCAGTACCGGGCCAGCGACTTCGTCGTCCCCGGCCCCGGCACGGTGACGATCACCTACACCCCGGCCGACGGCGGCGAGCCGATCGAGATGGAGGTCGCCAAGTTCCCCGGCGGCGGCGTCGCGATGGGCATGTACAACTACGACGACAGCATCCGGGACTTCGCCCGGGCCAGCCTGCGGTACGGCCTGGACCGCGGCTACCCGGTCTACCTGTCCACCAAGAACACCATCCTCAAGGCGTACGACGGCCGGTTCAAGGACATCTTCGCCGAGGTGTACGAGAACGAGTTCAAGGCCGAGTTCGACGCGGCCGGCATCAGCTACGAGCACCGGCTGATCGACGACATGGTGGCCGCCGCGCTCAAGTGGGAGGGCGGCTTCGTCTGGGCCTGCAAGAACTACGACGGTGACGTGCAGTCCGACACCGTCGCGCAGGGCTTCGGCTCGCTCGGCCTGATGACCTCGGTGCTGATGACCCCGGACGGCCGGACGGTCGAGGCCGAGGCCGCGCACGGCACCGTCACCCGGCACTACCGGCAGTGGCAGAAGGGCGAGAAGACCTCGACCAACCCGATCGCGTCCATCTACGCCTGGACCCGGGGGCTGGCCCACCGCGGCAAGCTGGACGGCACCCCGGCGGTGTCCGAGTTCGCGGACACCCTGGAACAGGTCATCGTGGACACCGTCGAGGGCGGCCAGATGACCAAGGACCTGGCGCTGCTGATCTCCCGCGACGCACCGTGGCTGACCAGCGACGAGTTCATGGCCGCCCTGGACGGGAACCTGGCCGAGCGGCTCAACGGCTGA
- the galT gene encoding galactose-1-phosphate uridylyltransferase, whose amino-acid sequence MKRTAVRLADGRELIYFDEHEGADRSMPDRRDLPPPPPASQLRYDPLVDEWVAVAAHRQTRTFLPPADECPLCPSTPERSSEIPAYDYDVAVFENRFPSLSDRVGDLPGELTPYTPVRPGLGRCEVVCFTADHNASFAALSPERVRTVLEAWADRTARLSELPAVEQVFCFENRGVEIGVTLHHPHGQIYAYPFLTPRGRSMLAAARRHAEATGGRNLYADVLAAERAAGDRVVAGNEHWTAYVPAAARWPFEVHLAPHRAVPDIPALDDAERAAFGPLYLDVLRRFDALFDRPMPYIAAWHQAPVRVDRELAHLHLQVFSIRRAADKLKYLAGSESAMGVFINDISPSRPRSGSATPADGATHTASRGTRQRKAGPGDGCGGPGTGPPALGRDGWA is encoded by the coding sequence ATGAAGCGCACCGCGGTGCGGCTCGCCGACGGGCGGGAACTCATCTACTTCGACGAGCACGAGGGCGCAGACCGGAGCATGCCGGACCGCCGGGACCTGCCCCCGCCGCCGCCGGCGTCGCAACTGCGGTACGACCCGCTGGTCGACGAGTGGGTGGCCGTGGCCGCGCACCGGCAGACCCGCACGTTCCTGCCGCCGGCCGACGAGTGCCCGCTCTGCCCCTCCACCCCCGAGCGGTCCAGCGAGATCCCCGCCTACGACTACGACGTGGCGGTGTTCGAGAACCGCTTCCCGTCGCTGAGCGACCGGGTCGGCGACCTGCCCGGCGAGCTGACCCCGTACACGCCGGTCCGGCCCGGCCTCGGCCGCTGCGAGGTGGTCTGCTTCACGGCCGACCACAACGCCTCGTTCGCCGCCCTCTCCCCCGAACGGGTCCGCACGGTGCTGGAGGCGTGGGCCGACCGGACCGCGCGGCTGTCCGAACTACCCGCCGTCGAGCAGGTCTTCTGCTTCGAGAACCGGGGGGTCGAGATCGGGGTCACGCTGCACCACCCGCACGGGCAGATCTACGCGTACCCGTTCCTGACGCCGCGCGGTCGGTCGATGCTCGCGGCGGCCCGCCGGCACGCCGAGGCCACCGGCGGGCGCAACCTGTACGCGGACGTGCTGGCCGCCGAGCGGGCCGCCGGCGACCGGGTGGTGGCCGGCAACGAGCACTGGACCGCGTACGTCCCGGCGGCCGCCCGCTGGCCGTTCGAGGTGCACCTGGCGCCGCACCGCGCGGTCCCGGACATCCCGGCCCTGGACGACGCCGAGCGGGCCGCGTTCGGGCCGCTCTACCTCGACGTGCTGCGCCGCTTCGACGCGCTGTTCGACCGGCCGATGCCGTACATCGCGGCCTGGCACCAGGCACCGGTCCGCGTCGACCGCGAGCTGGCCCACCTGCACCTGCAGGTGTTCAGCATCCGGCGCGCCGCCGACAAGCTGAAGTACCTGGCCGGCTCCGAGTCGGCGATGGGGGTTTTCATCAACGACATCTCCCCGAGCAGGCCGCGCAGCGGCTCCGCGACGCCGGCTGACGGCGCCACCCACACGGCCTCCCGGGGCACCCGGCAGCGGAAAGCCGGACCCGGAGACGGGTGCGGGGGGCCCGGGACAGGGCCCCCCGCGCTGGGAAGGGACGGGTGGGCGTGA
- a CDS encoding DeoR/GlpR family DNA-binding transcription regulator — protein MLAQQRQAAILDRVRVSGGVRVSDLAAEFGVSDMTVRRDLETLAERGLLAKVHGGATRAQPGSTDEPGFAAKSARQRGEKSAIAARAAGLVDAGSAIALSAGTTTAELARRLVTVPRLTVVTNSIPAAEVFHRSGRADQTVVLTGGVRTPSDALVGPVAVAALRTLHVDLLFLGVHGMSERAGFSTPNLLEAETDRALVAAADRLVVLTDHTKWGTQGISSIAELAAAHAVVSDPGLPPEARTSLAERGVELLIAEGGTE, from the coding sequence GTGCTGGCACAACAGCGCCAGGCGGCGATCCTCGACCGGGTCCGGGTGAGCGGCGGGGTCCGGGTGAGCGACCTCGCGGCCGAGTTCGGCGTCTCCGACATGACCGTCCGGCGCGACCTGGAGACGCTGGCCGAACGCGGGCTGCTGGCCAAGGTGCACGGCGGCGCCACCCGCGCCCAGCCGGGATCCACCGACGAACCGGGGTTCGCGGCCAAGTCGGCGCGGCAGCGCGGCGAGAAGTCCGCCATCGCGGCCCGGGCCGCCGGGCTGGTCGATGCCGGGTCGGCCATCGCGCTCTCGGCCGGCACCACCACCGCCGAACTGGCCCGGCGCCTGGTCACGGTGCCCCGGCTCACCGTGGTGACCAACTCGATACCGGCGGCCGAGGTGTTCCACCGGTCCGGCCGGGCGGACCAGACCGTCGTGCTCACCGGCGGTGTGCGTACCCCGTCGGACGCCCTGGTCGGCCCGGTGGCGGTGGCCGCGCTCCGGACGCTGCACGTGGACCTGCTGTTCCTCGGCGTGCACGGGATGAGCGAGCGGGCCGGCTTCAGCACCCCCAACCTGCTGGAGGCCGAGACGGACCGCGCGCTGGTGGCTGCCGCCGACCGGCTCGTGGTGCTGACCGACCACACCAAGTGGGGCACCCAGGGCATCTCCTCCATCGCCGAACTGGCGGCGGCGCACGCGGTGGTCTCCGACCCCGGCCTCCCGCCCGAGGCCCGCACCAGCCTGGCCGAGCGGGGCGTGGAACTGCTGATCGCGGAAGGTGGAACGGAATGA
- the cysC gene encoding adenylyl-sulfate kinase: protein MSNGWTLPDEVLREAPAYTPRPHELADLELLLDGAYTPLSGFMSRADLTALARRGRLEDGTPWSVPVTLQVPADLANDLELGDPLRRALVLTDAEGAPVAVMEITDVWAAREGWVGLGGPVRRLGDGGQGPFQRLRRTPAEVRGLLPPGRVLGVIADRPLHRPQLAQIAHAARTLAAHLLVLIPSSETSVDGLPPEVLIRCVFAARDRMPPATLITVPLARRGDEISDALLRARVAAAYGVTHLLSTGEMLSGGGLRVLVPRELAYDSRDGQWRWRDDIPPRNRRLALSPAEIDDLLDRGFPLPEWHTPPAVAKELSRARPPRRHRGLVLFFTGLSGSGKSTIARGVADALRENGDRTVTLLDGDVVRRELSAGLTFSKSDRDLNVRRIGWVAAEVARHRGMALCCPIAPYAQARNTAREMALTAGAGFILVYVATPLDVCERRDRKGLYARARAGLLTGMTGVDDPYEEPEDADLVLDTSAFTIEEAVQAVLAHLTETGWVEPRIQPA from the coding sequence ATGAGCAACGGGTGGACGCTGCCCGACGAGGTGCTACGTGAGGCGCCGGCGTACACGCCGCGTCCCCACGAGTTGGCCGACCTGGAGCTGCTGCTGGACGGGGCGTACACGCCGCTGTCCGGCTTCATGAGCCGGGCCGACCTCACCGCCCTGGCCCGCCGGGGACGGCTGGAGGACGGCACGCCCTGGTCGGTACCGGTGACGTTGCAGGTCCCCGCCGACCTGGCCAACGATCTGGAACTGGGCGATCCGCTGCGGCGTGCGCTGGTGCTCACCGACGCGGAGGGCGCGCCGGTGGCGGTCATGGAGATCACCGACGTCTGGGCGGCCCGGGAGGGGTGGGTCGGTCTCGGCGGCCCGGTACGCCGGTTGGGCGACGGCGGTCAGGGGCCGTTCCAGCGGCTCCGGCGCACTCCCGCCGAGGTGCGCGGGCTGCTCCCGCCGGGCCGGGTGCTCGGGGTGATCGCCGACCGGCCGCTGCACCGCCCGCAGCTCGCGCAGATCGCGCACGCCGCCCGGACGCTCGCGGCGCACCTGCTGGTGCTCATTCCCAGCAGCGAGACGAGCGTGGACGGGCTGCCCCCCGAGGTCCTGATCCGGTGTGTCTTCGCGGCCCGGGACCGGATGCCGCCGGCCACGCTGATCACCGTGCCGCTGGCCCGCCGGGGCGACGAGATCTCCGACGCGCTGCTGCGCGCCCGGGTGGCCGCGGCGTACGGCGTCACCCACCTGCTGTCCACCGGCGAGATGCTCTCCGGCGGCGGGCTGCGGGTGCTGGTGCCCCGGGAGTTGGCGTACGACAGCCGGGACGGGCAGTGGCGGTGGCGGGACGACATCCCGCCGCGCAACCGGCGGCTGGCGCTGAGCCCGGCGGAGATCGACGACCTGCTGGACCGCGGCTTCCCGCTGCCGGAGTGGCACACCCCGCCGGCCGTGGCCAAGGAGCTGTCCCGGGCGCGTCCGCCGCGCCGGCACCGCGGGCTGGTGCTCTTCTTCACCGGGCTGTCCGGCTCCGGCAAGTCGACGATCGCCCGCGGGGTCGCGGACGCGCTGCGGGAGAACGGCGACCGCACGGTGACGCTGCTGGACGGCGACGTGGTCCGCCGGGAACTGTCGGCCGGGTTGACCTTCAGCAAGTCCGACCGGGACCTGAACGTGCGCCGGATCGGCTGGGTGGCCGCGGAGGTGGCCCGGCACCGGGGAATGGCGCTGTGCTGCCCGATCGCCCCGTACGCGCAGGCCCGCAACACGGCCCGGGAGATGGCGCTGACCGCCGGCGCCGGCTTCATCCTGGTGTACGTCGCGACCCCGCTGGACGTGTGCGAGCGGCGGGACCGCAAGGGCCTCTACGCCCGCGCCCGGGCCGGTCTGCTGACCGGGATGACCGGCGTCGACGACCCGTACGAGGAGCCCGAGGACGCCGATCTCGTGCTGGACACCAGCGCGTTCACCATCGAGGAGGCGGTGCAGGCGGTGCTGGCCCACCTGACCGAGACCGGGTGGGTCGAGCCGCGGATCCAGCCGGCCTGA
- a CDS encoding ABC transporter ATP-binding protein has protein sequence MTVLATQSLTKTYGGRVTALSDLTVTVEPGIVGLVGANGAGKSTFIKIMLGLLAPTSGSARVLGIDPVVDPAAVRTRVGYMPEHDCLPPDLTAAEFVTHMGRIGGLPKTAARERASEALRHVGLYEERYRQVGGYSTGMKQRVKLAQALVHDPDLLLLDEPTNGLDPAGREAMLTLIHRIGTEFGISVVVCSHLLGEVERICDALVAIEGGRLLRSANMSAMTSATDVLSIEVSEGTEQLAARLAELRLPVSREGRLLLVPLTAEQTYDVILTAVADLDLPLHRLDQRRHRVAELFASKEATSVNG, from the coding sequence GTGACAGTTCTCGCGACCCAGTCGCTGACCAAGACGTACGGCGGGCGGGTGACCGCTTTGTCCGATCTCACGGTCACGGTCGAGCCCGGCATCGTCGGGCTGGTCGGCGCGAATGGTGCCGGCAAGTCCACCTTCATCAAGATCATGCTTGGGCTGCTGGCCCCGACCAGCGGCTCGGCGCGGGTGCTCGGCATCGATCCCGTCGTCGATCCGGCCGCCGTGCGGACCCGGGTGGGCTACATGCCCGAGCACGACTGCCTGCCGCCCGACCTGACCGCCGCCGAGTTCGTCACCCACATGGGGCGGATCGGCGGGCTGCCCAAGACCGCCGCCCGGGAACGGGCGTCCGAGGCGCTGCGGCACGTCGGGCTGTACGAGGAGCGCTACCGGCAGGTCGGCGGCTACTCCACCGGCATGAAGCAGCGGGTCAAGCTGGCCCAGGCGCTGGTGCACGACCCGGACCTGCTGCTGCTGGACGAGCCGACCAACGGGCTCGACCCGGCCGGCCGGGAGGCCATGCTCACGCTGATCCACCGGATCGGCACCGAGTTCGGCATCTCCGTGGTGGTCTGCTCGCACCTGCTGGGCGAGGTGGAGCGGATCTGCGACGCGCTCGTCGCCATCGAGGGCGGCCGGCTGCTGCGCTCGGCCAACATGTCCGCGATGACCTCGGCCACCGACGTCCTCTCGATCGAGGTCAGCGAGGGCACCGAACAACTCGCGGCCCGGCTGGCCGAGCTGCGCCTGCCGGTCAGCCGGGAGGGCCGGCTGCTGCTGGTCCCGCTCACGGCCGAGCAGACGTACGACGTGATCCTGACCGCGGTGGCCGACCTGGACCTGCCGCTACACCGCCTCGACCAGCGCCGGCACCGGGTGGCCGAGCTGTTCGCCAGCAAGGAGGCCACCAGTGTCAACGGCTGA
- a CDS encoding ABC transporter ATP-binding protein, giving the protein MSNVSTPVASAPDRRTTTPALVELAGVSRWYGNVVAANDITMTLGPGVTGLLGPNGAGKTTLLHMMAGFLAPSRGRVTVAGAPTWRNPDVYRRLGLVSEREAVHTFLSGYEFVLASARLHRLAKPAEAARRAVELVEMTDAQDRRIETYSKGMRQRIRVAAALVHEPQVLLLDEPFNGMDPRQRLHMMELLHQLGAAGRTILFSSHILEEVEQLSGTVQVIVAGRLAASGDFRTIRRLMTNRPHVFVLQSSDDRALAVALMAEASVTGVELDRTGLTVRAGDYGSFTRALPKVALRSGIRVRRLIPSDESLESVFSYLVEA; this is encoded by the coding sequence ATGAGCAACGTGTCCACTCCCGTCGCGTCCGCCCCGGATCGCCGGACCACCACACCGGCCCTGGTGGAGCTGGCCGGCGTGTCCCGCTGGTACGGCAACGTGGTGGCGGCCAACGACATCACCATGACCCTCGGCCCGGGCGTGACCGGCCTGCTCGGGCCGAACGGCGCCGGAAAGACCACCCTGCTGCACATGATGGCCGGCTTCCTGGCCCCGTCCCGCGGACGGGTCACCGTGGCCGGCGCGCCGACCTGGCGCAACCCGGACGTGTACCGCCGGCTCGGCCTGGTCAGCGAGCGGGAGGCCGTGCACACGTTCCTGTCCGGGTACGAGTTCGTGCTGGCCAGCGCCCGGCTGCACCGGCTGGCGAAGCCGGCGGAGGCGGCCCGCCGGGCGGTCGAACTGGTGGAGATGACCGACGCGCAGGACCGCAGGATCGAGACGTACTCCAAGGGCATGCGGCAGCGGATCCGGGTCGCGGCGGCGCTGGTGCACGAGCCCCAGGTGCTGCTGCTGGACGAGCCGTTCAACGGCATGGACCCGCGGCAGCGGCTGCACATGATGGAGCTGCTGCACCAGCTCGGCGCCGCCGGGCGGACGATCCTGTTCAGCTCGCACATCCTGGAGGAGGTCGAGCAGCTCTCCGGCACCGTCCAGGTGATCGTCGCGGGCCGGCTGGCGGCCTCCGGCGACTTCCGCACCATCCGGCGGCTGATGACCAACCGGCCGCACGTCTTCGTCCTCCAGTCCAGCGACGACCGCGCGCTGGCCGTCGCGCTGATGGCCGAGGCGTCGGTGACCGGCGTGGAACTCGACCGGACCGGCCTGACCGTGCGGGCCGGGGACTACGGCAGCTTCACCCGGGCCCTGCCGAAGGTCGCCCTGCGGTCCGGCATCCGGGTCCGCCGACTGATCCCGTCGGACGAGTCCCTGGAGAGCGTCTTCTCCTACCTCGTGGAGGCATGA
- a CDS encoding ABC transporter permease subunit, translating to MNATIAWITARGLFGRRRFLLLLPLPALLVLLAVLARTAGVDPGQWAPPVLIGLGLAVVLPVVALIVGTGVLGSEIEDGTIVHILTKPIPRWQVILPKLAVASGVTAITVAIPLYVGGVLADSVRLGLALAAAGAVGAVAYSAVFLALSLLTRRPVLLGLVYVLIWEGLLTNLVSGTAVLSIQQYVLTITDRLAPSELLAHNVSLPVALGMTGVIVVGFTALAVQRLRSFSMAGETS from the coding sequence ATGAACGCGACAATCGCCTGGATCACCGCGCGGGGGCTCTTCGGCCGGCGCCGGTTCCTGCTGCTGCTGCCGCTGCCGGCGTTGCTGGTCCTGCTGGCCGTGCTGGCCCGCACGGCCGGTGTCGACCCGGGGCAGTGGGCGCCGCCCGTGCTGATCGGGCTCGGGCTGGCCGTGGTGCTGCCCGTCGTGGCGCTGATCGTCGGCACCGGGGTGCTCGGTTCGGAGATCGAGGACGGCACGATCGTGCACATCCTCACGAAGCCCATCCCGCGCTGGCAGGTCATCCTGCCCAAGCTCGCGGTGGCCTCCGGGGTCACGGCGATCACCGTCGCCATCCCGCTGTACGTCGGGGGCGTACTGGCCGATTCGGTACGCCTCGGCCTGGCCCTCGCCGCGGCCGGCGCGGTCGGCGCGGTCGCGTACTCGGCGGTGTTCCTGGCGCTCAGCCTGCTCACCCGCCGGCCGGTGCTGCTCGGGCTGGTCTACGTGCTGATCTGGGAGGGGCTGCTCACCAACCTGGTCAGCGGCACCGCGGTGCTCTCCATCCAGCAGTACGTGCTCACCATCACCGACCGGCTCGCGCCCAGCGAGCTGCTGGCGCACAACGTCTCGCTGCCGGTGGCTCTCGGGATGACCGGGGTGATCGTGGTGGGCTTCACGGCGCTGGCGGTCCAGCGGCTGCGCTCGTTCAGCATGGCCGGCGAGACGAGCTGA
- a CDS encoding AI-2E family transporter has product MPWPLRVSALYSVCLVALVAAGYLLGRILTALATLSVAVAAAFLLAALLHPVNRLLRRIRLPRSLAALGGVVVLVLGLAGTAWLVTEQVASQFADLGSTLSSGLRDVRGAISTGPIPINERQLDALVRAGRRYLEKTDIDPAATASSTIEGLGGALLAVVLLFFLLRDGDRIWHRFLRLFPERHRDTLVEAGEVGWSTVSRYILGQVSVAAVDAVGIGIALLVIDVPLVAPLALLTFLGGFIPIVGATVAGAAAVLVALVANGPTDALLVLVSVIAVQQLEGNLLEPVIVGRALRLHPALVLLAVAAGTLTAGIIGAIVAVPTLAVLYRSGAVLLHRGPAGPAGPR; this is encoded by the coding sequence GTGCCCTGGCCGCTGCGGGTGTCCGCGCTCTACAGCGTCTGCCTGGTGGCCCTGGTCGCGGCCGGCTACCTGCTGGGCCGGATCCTGACCGCGCTGGCCACCCTCTCGGTGGCGGTGGCCGCGGCGTTCCTGCTGGCGGCGCTGCTGCACCCGGTGAACCGGCTGCTGCGGCGGATCCGGCTGCCGCGCAGCCTGGCCGCCCTGGGCGGCGTGGTCGTGCTGGTGCTCGGGCTGGCCGGCACGGCGTGGCTGGTGACCGAGCAGGTGGCCAGCCAGTTCGCCGACCTCGGCTCGACGCTCTCCAGCGGGCTGCGGGACGTGCGCGGGGCCATCTCCACCGGCCCGATCCCGATCAACGAGCGGCAGCTCGACGCCCTGGTCCGCGCCGGCCGGCGGTACCTGGAGAAGACCGACATCGATCCGGCCGCCACCGCCTCCAGCACCATCGAGGGCCTCGGCGGCGCGCTGCTCGCCGTGGTGCTGCTGTTCTTCCTGCTCCGCGACGGCGATCGGATCTGGCACCGTTTCCTGCGGCTGTTCCCGGAGCGCCATCGGGACACGCTCGTCGAGGCCGGCGAGGTGGGCTGGTCGACGGTGAGCCGCTACATCCTCGGGCAGGTGTCGGTGGCCGCCGTGGACGCCGTGGGCATCGGCATCGCCCTGCTGGTGATCGACGTGCCGCTGGTGGCCCCGCTCGCGCTGCTGACCTTCCTCGGCGGGTTCATCCCGATCGTCGGCGCCACCGTCGCCGGTGCCGCCGCCGTGCTGGTGGCCCTGGTCGCCAACGGGCCGACCGACGCGCTGCTCGTGCTCGTCTCGGTGATCGCCGTGCAGCAGTTGGAGGGCAACCTGCTGGAGCCGGTGATCGTGGGCCGGGCGCTGCGGCTGCACCCGGCGCTGGTGCTGCTCGCGGTGGCCGCCGGAACGCTCACCGCGGGCATCATCGGCGCGATCGTCGCGGTGCCGACGCTCGCCGTGCTGTACCGCTCCGGCGCGGTCCTGCTGCACCGCGGCCCGGCCGGGCCGGCCGGACCGCGGTGA